The genomic interval TGACTCTCACCCGGTCGGTAAACTCATGGCTGCCCATGGAGGTGACCACGATGCTCACCTGTGGTTGGCGTATGTACTGGCCAAGAGTACTTTCAATATCGTCTGCCAGGGCCTGGGGAGTTCGGCCACTGGCCTGAACATCGCCAACCAGTGGAACTGAAATCTTCCCGTCTGGACGGACAGGGACCTCGATACTCAAATCCTCATTGCGCCAGACAGAGACTCGAACGACATCGGTCACGCCGAGCAAATATTCGTCGACGCTGTTGGTCGTGCTGACACTGAGTGCCTGCTGGATTTTGTCCCTCGAGGAGGCGGAAGGCCCGGCACAGCCGGAAATCAGGGTAACAATCAACAACAGGGCGGGCCCTGGCAGGGTGTACATCCGTGACATTGTGAATCCTCTCTACAAGTCCTTGCTTCATTCCATGTTCCGGGAACAGCACAACCCCGAAACTACCTTGATCCTTTTTTGAACAATACCACTTCGACTGTTTGAATTATAATCAACAAATCCAGTAACAGGCTCTGATTCTTAATGTAGTAAAGGTCATAGCGCAGTTTCTCGCGCGTGTCTTCTTCATTATCAGCATAGGCGAAACAGAGCTGGGCCCAGCCAGTAACGCCTGGTTTTACTCTATGTCTTTCACTGTAGAACGGAATTTTTTCTGACAGTTGCTTAACAAATACCGGTCTTTCAGGGCGTGGGCCAACAAAGGCCATGGAGCCATTGAGTACGTTGAAAATCTGGGGCAATTCATCAATTCGGACCTTGCGGATGAATTCGCCCACTCGGGTAACGCGGCTATCGTTCTGTTTCGCCCACACCGCACCGTTCTTTTCCGCATCGGTGACCATAGATCGAAACTTGTGCACCCTGAACACCTGACCATTTAGCCCCACCCGTTCCTGACTGTAGAGCACGGGAGATTTCAGACCATCCTCAAGCTTGATGGCAATTGCGGTAAGTAACATGAACGGTAGGCCCAGAATGAGCAGCGTCATTGCTGCCAGGACGTCCAGAGATCGTTTACCAATTCCGAATACCGAAGAGACTGTGAAACCGTCAGAGAACACAAGCCAACCGTGTGAAATCATCTCCAGGGCCACTTTCCGGGATTCCCGTTCATAGAAAGTCGCACCGTCAACAATTTTTACACCTTCCATTTTGCACTCCAGAAGGTCTTCCATTGGCAGACCTTTCCGGCGATCGTCGACGGCAACCACGATTTCCCGGACAGGGTGTCTTTGGATGTATTGCTGAAGCGTTAAAGGCGGATGAATCAGGTACTCCTCAGGAACTTTGCGCTGCTCGCCCGGAAGGGGCACAAAACCAATAAGGGTGAAACCTTTCCGGTTAAAGGGTGTTTTCAAATCCTCAAGTAGCCGATTCGCGCGAGATCCGGAACCGAGCACCAGTACCTTGCGTTTAAACGCGTCTTTACCCGCAACAGCGAAGAATACGGAACGAACTATTCCTAACAGGAAAAAGCCGAACACTGATGCCGAGGTAAGAACGCCGCTGGAGCTCAGGTACCACAACCATTCTTGGGCGAGCAGGTAGGTGAACGCAGCGACCGGGACACCGACGATCAGGGCCAGAATGGTCCTGAGCATCATGCCAGACATCCCCTCTTCCAACCGGGCCTGATGAACACCGATGGCAATCATGACCAGAAGATTGACCAGCGCAAAAACAACGGCCGAGGGAATCAGAAAGACAAGATGGTCGAGGAAATAGTTGAGGTCGCCGAAGTAGCGAAAAAAGGTGGCCAGCAAAAAGCTAAAGACCAGCACCAATAAATCAATCAGGCCAAGTATGACAAAGGGAAGGTGTATGTAATGCCTGAACAATCTGACGTGAGCCACGCCAACTCCTTGTGTTGTTCATCCGAGCCTGTTGCCGTGCATCCTTTGCAGCGGTTACTCCGGTATAGATTGAGTCTACTGTAATTATTTGTAACTTCAACAAAATAGACAATTTTTGAGAACCGCCGCAGCACAACGGCAGTTCCCCGAACCGAGACAAT from Marinobacter sp. LA51 carries:
- a CDS encoding TIGR03013 family XrtA/PEP-CTERM system glycosyltransferase, encoding MAHVRLFRHYIHLPFVILGLIDLLVLVFSFLLATFFRYFGDLNYFLDHLVFLIPSAVVFALVNLLVMIAIGVHQARLEEGMSGMMLRTILALIVGVPVAAFTYLLAQEWLWYLSSSGVLTSASVFGFFLLGIVRSVFFAVAGKDAFKRKVLVLGSGSRANRLLEDLKTPFNRKGFTLIGFVPLPGEQRKVPEEYLIHPPLTLQQYIQRHPVREIVVAVDDRRKGLPMEDLLECKMEGVKIVDGATFYERESRKVALEMISHGWLVFSDGFTVSSVFGIGKRSLDVLAAMTLLILGLPFMLLTAIAIKLEDGLKSPVLYSQERVGLNGQVFRVHKFRSMVTDAEKNGAVWAKQNDSRVTRVGEFIRKVRIDELPQIFNVLNGSMAFVGPRPERPVFVKQLSEKIPFYSERHRVKPGVTGWAQLCFAYADNEEDTREKLRYDLYYIKNQSLLLDLLIIIQTVEVVLFKKGSR
- a CDS encoding XrtA/PEP-CTERM system exopolysaccharide export protein, which gives rise to MSRMYTLPGPALLLIVTLISGCAGPSASSRDKIQQALSVSTTNSVDEYLLGVTDVVRVSVWRNEDLSIEVPVRPDGKISVPLVGDVQASGRTPQALADDIESTLGQYIRQPQVSIVVTSMGSHEFTDRVRVTGAVVQPVSVPHRAGMTVLDVVLGAGGATPFAALNNAMLYRTINGEIIAIPVRLEDILNNGDVKTNYAIRPGDILSVPERNF